One segment of Panicum virgatum strain AP13 chromosome 3K, P.virgatum_v5, whole genome shotgun sequence DNA contains the following:
- the LOC120698643 gene encoding uncharacterized protein LOC120698643 isoform X4: MPQSAPASGPNATGDVGMDDAHHLLDQIPPSDPMASGGSFVGMLSDDVGIDERQSPSGVLYQGHMNSLLDLFFDDESDESDDDFEMAAVLIAEMERNKQPKHGGSMQGREVVHRNKQQGHDKLFEDYFANNPVFGPVTFRRRFRMSKALFLRIAAAVEAHCPYF, encoded by the exons ATGCCGCAGAGTGCACCAGCTAGTGGCCCAAATGCAACGGGTGATGTTGGCATGGACGACGCCCACCACCTGCTCGACCAAATTCCTCCAAG TGATCCAATGGCTAGTGGTGGTTCCTTTGTGGGTATGCTGAGTGATGATGTTGGTATAGATGAGCGCCAAAGTCCAAGTGGTGTGCTGTACCAAGGGCAT ATGAATTCACTTCTTGATTTGTTTTTTGACGATGAGTCCGATGAGTCTGATGATGACTTCGAGATGGCAGCAGTTTTGATTGCTGAGATGGAGAGGAATAAGCAGCCCAAGCATGGTGGTTCCATGCAAGGGCGTGAGGTGGTTCATCGGAACAAGCAGCAAGGCCATGATAAGCTATTTGAGGATTACTTTGCAAATAACCCTGTGTTTGGTCCGGTCACTTTCAGGCGACGGTTCAGGATGTCTAAGGCGTTATTCTTGCGAATTGCAGCCGCTGTGGAGGCTCATTGTCCATATTTCTAG
- the LOC120698643 gene encoding uncharacterized protein LOC120698643 isoform X1: protein MLAYGVPADSLDDWLHIAESTIILSLKKFVKAVIEIYGQRYLRAPDAEDTARLMQMGEARGFRGMLGSIDCMHWKWKNCPAAWHGQFTGHCHDPTIILEAVASYDLWFWHAYFGLPGSHNDINVLQRSHLFARLATGDAPPVNFEVNGHHYTMGYYLADGIYPSWSTFVKTIRNPQGNKRAHFAQAQEAARKDIERAFGVLQSRFAIVRGPARFWDQKTLGRILTACVIMHNMIIEDERGQPEDFNYEHVGTRVVPEKDENRIKRFLEVHRKIEDREAHDQLRDDLVEHLWQVHGQ from the coding sequence ATGCTCGCTTATGGTGTTCCTGCTGATTCTCTTGATGATTGGCTTCATATTGCAGAAAGCACTATTATTCTGAGTTTGAAGAAGTTTGTGAAAGCAGTGATTGAAATCTATGGACAGCGATACTTGCGAGCACCAGATGCAGAGGACACTGCAAGACTTATGCAAATGGGTGAAGCAAGGGGGTTCCGTGGTATGCTTGGATCCATCGATTGCATGCACTGGAAGTGGAAAAATTGTCCCGCAGCATGGCATGGGCAGTTCACTGGACATTGTCATGATCCAACGATTATTCTTGAAGCTGTTGCATCATATGATCTATGGTTTTGGCATGCATACTTTGGGTTGCCTGGCTCTCACAATGACATTAACGTCCTGCAAAGGTCCCATTTGTTTGCACGGCTAGCTACTGGCGATGCTCCACCAGTAAACTTTGAAGTCAATGGCCATCACTACACAATGGGGTACTATCTTGCAGATGGCATATATCCTTCATGGTCCACATTTGTCAAGACAATAAGAAACCCCCAGGGTAACAAGAGAGCGCACTTTGCCCAAGCTCAAGAAGCAGCTAGGAAGGACATTGAAAGAGCATTTGGGGTGTTGCAATCAAGGTTTGCAATTGTCCGTGGACCTGCAAGATTTTGGGACCAAAAGACCCTGGGGCGTATCTTGACAGCATGTGTGATCATGCATAACATGATAATAGAGGATGAGAGAGGCCAACCGGAAGACTTCAACTATGAGCATGTGGGAACACGTGTGGTCCCTGAGAAGGATGAGAACCGGATCAAGAGATTTCTCGAAGTGCATCGCAAGATTGAAGATAGAGAGGCGCATGATCAACTCCGTGATGACCTTGTTGAACATTTGTGGCAAGTTCATGGACAATAG
- the LOC120698643 gene encoding uncharacterized protein LOC120698643 isoform X5, which produces MPQSAPASGPNATGDVGMDDAHHLLDQIPPSDPMASGGSFVGMLSDDVGIDERQSPSGVLYQGHSDESDDDFEMAAVLIAEMERNKQPKHGGSMQGREVVHRNKQQGHDKLFEDYFANNPVFGPVTFRRRFRMSKALFLRIAAAVEAHCPYF; this is translated from the exons ATGCCGCAGAGTGCACCAGCTAGTGGCCCAAATGCAACGGGTGATGTTGGCATGGACGACGCCCACCACCTGCTCGACCAAATTCCTCCAAG TGATCCAATGGCTAGTGGTGGTTCCTTTGTGGGTATGCTGAGTGATGATGTTGGTATAGATGAGCGCCAAAGTCCAAGTGGTGTGCTGTACCAAGGGCAT TCCGATGAGTCTGATGATGACTTCGAGATGGCAGCAGTTTTGATTGCTGAGATGGAGAGGAATAAGCAGCCCAAGCATGGTGGTTCCATGCAAGGGCGTGAGGTGGTTCATCGGAACAAGCAGCAAGGCCATGATAAGCTATTTGAGGATTACTTTGCAAATAACCCTGTGTTTGGTCCGGTCACTTTCAGGCGACGGTTCAGGATGTCTAAGGCGTTATTCTTGCGAATTGCAGCCGCTGTGGAGGCTCATTGTCCATATTTCTAG
- the LOC120698643 gene encoding uncharacterized protein LOC120698643 isoform X2, which yields MWRLGRPDPVAHGPSPPCLSCVVLRGARGTAVAPGGGVTGGRRPLWGSSSLRSADLRRGAAMCTVMLALRQLQKPSHDPMASGGSFVGMLSDDVGIDERQSPSGVLYQGHMNSLLDLFFDDESDESDDDFEMAAVLIAEMERNKQPKHGGSMQGREVVHRNKQQGHDKLFEDYFANNPVFGPVTFRRRFRMSKALFLRIAAAVEAHCPYF from the exons ATGTGGCGGCTAgggaggccggatccggtggcgcatgggccctcccctccctgcctcTCCTGTGTCGTGCTGCGCGGCGCGAGGGGCACCGCGGTGGCGCCAGGGGGTGGCGTCACTGGCGGGCGACGGCCGCTGTGGGGGAGCTCGAGCTTACGCTCGGCAGATCTGCGACGGGGCGCGGCAATGTGCACTGTGATGTTGGCTTTGAGGCAGTTGCAAAAACCGTCTCA TGATCCAATGGCTAGTGGTGGTTCCTTTGTGGGTATGCTGAGTGATGATGTTGGTATAGATGAGCGCCAAAGTCCAAGTGGTGTGCTGTACCAAGGGCAT ATGAATTCACTTCTTGATTTGTTTTTTGACGATGAGTCCGATGAGTCTGATGATGACTTCGAGATGGCAGCAGTTTTGATTGCTGAGATGGAGAGGAATAAGCAGCCCAAGCATGGTGGTTCCATGCAAGGGCGTGAGGTGGTTCATCGGAACAAGCAGCAAGGCCATGATAAGCTATTTGAGGATTACTTTGCAAATAACCCTGTGTTTGGTCCGGTCACTTTCAGGCGACGGTTCAGGATGTCTAAGGCGTTATTCTTGCGAATTGCAGCCGCTGTGGAGGCTCATTGTCCATATTTCTAG
- the LOC120698643 gene encoding uncharacterized protein LOC120698643 isoform X3, protein MWRLGRPDPVAHGPSPPCLSCVVLRGARGTAVAPGGGVTGGRRPLWGSSSLRSADLRRGAAMCTVMLALRQLQKPSHDPMASGGSFVGMLSDDVGIDERQSPSGVLYQGHSDESDDDFEMAAVLIAEMERNKQPKHGGSMQGREVVHRNKQQGHDKLFEDYFANNPVFGPVTFRRRFRMSKALFLRIAAAVEAHCPYF, encoded by the exons ATGTGGCGGCTAgggaggccggatccggtggcgcatgggccctcccctccctgcctcTCCTGTGTCGTGCTGCGCGGCGCGAGGGGCACCGCGGTGGCGCCAGGGGGTGGCGTCACTGGCGGGCGACGGCCGCTGTGGGGGAGCTCGAGCTTACGCTCGGCAGATCTGCGACGGGGCGCGGCAATGTGCACTGTGATGTTGGCTTTGAGGCAGTTGCAAAAACCGTCTCA TGATCCAATGGCTAGTGGTGGTTCCTTTGTGGGTATGCTGAGTGATGATGTTGGTATAGATGAGCGCCAAAGTCCAAGTGGTGTGCTGTACCAAGGGCAT TCCGATGAGTCTGATGATGACTTCGAGATGGCAGCAGTTTTGATTGCTGAGATGGAGAGGAATAAGCAGCCCAAGCATGGTGGTTCCATGCAAGGGCGTGAGGTGGTTCATCGGAACAAGCAGCAAGGCCATGATAAGCTATTTGAGGATTACTTTGCAAATAACCCTGTGTTTGGTCCGGTCACTTTCAGGCGACGGTTCAGGATGTCTAAGGCGTTATTCTTGCGAATTGCAGCCGCTGTGGAGGCTCATTGTCCATATTTCTAG